One region of Haloprofundus salilacus genomic DNA includes:
- a CDS encoding YlbF family regulator — translation MSIETARTDELGRELGDAIAALPEYEAFEEAKAAVEDDEEVQQQISEFEQLREEFMVARQMGEANQQQLQKVQRAQQELHSLPTMAEYLEAQDRLQDRLEEINEAISETLAVDFGGEAGGCCHD, via the coding sequence ATGAGCATCGAGACGGCGCGAACGGACGAACTCGGCCGCGAACTCGGCGACGCTATCGCGGCCCTCCCCGAGTACGAAGCGTTCGAGGAGGCGAAAGCCGCAGTCGAGGACGACGAAGAAGTCCAACAGCAGATTTCGGAGTTCGAACAGCTCCGCGAGGAGTTCATGGTCGCCCGCCAGATGGGCGAGGCGAACCAGCAGCAGTTACAGAAAGTTCAGCGCGCCCAGCAGGAACTCCACTCGCTGCCAACGATGGCCGAGTATCTGGAAGCGCAGGACCGCCTGCAGGACCGTCTCGAAGAGATCAACGAGGCGATCTCCGAAACGCTCGCCGTCGACTTCGGCGGCGAAGCCGGCGGTTGCTGTCACGACTAA
- a CDS encoding HIT family protein yields MSCPFCAIVDGDDPGVVLDERSESLVVVPRTPETPGHVLVVTRDHYRNLFDIPEEVLSGVVQHAQSAAHRLQTAGYAGVNLLHASGEAAQQSVPHFHVHLAPRREVDGYDLWPASNQWEGTNRHEVYDELRAVLGDER; encoded by the coding sequence ATGAGCTGTCCGTTCTGTGCTATCGTCGACGGCGACGACCCCGGCGTCGTCCTCGACGAGCGGTCCGAGTCACTCGTCGTCGTGCCTCGAACGCCGGAGACGCCCGGCCACGTGCTCGTCGTCACGCGCGACCACTACCGGAATCTCTTCGATATCCCCGAGGAAGTTCTCTCGGGCGTCGTCCAACACGCCCAGAGCGCCGCCCACCGCCTGCAGACAGCGGGTTACGCAGGTGTCAATCTGCTGCACGCCAGCGGCGAGGCCGCCCAGCAGTCTGTTCCGCATTTCCACGTCCACCTCGCACCGCGGCGCGAGGTCGACGGATACGATCTCTGGCCCGCGTCGAACCAGTGGGAGGGGACGAACCGGCACGAGGTGTACGACGAACTCCGCGCGGTCCTCGGCGACGAGAGATAA